The genomic stretch CCGCGCTGGACGCGGTCGCCACCGAACTGGCGGCCCGATGAGCGTGCAGTTGGCGCGACCCGAGTCGGGCGCGCACACCGACGGGCTGCTGCTCGGCATCGACTTCGGCGGGACCAAGATGGCCGTCGGGGTGGCCGACCGGCAGGGCCGGCTGGTGGCCCGCGAGCGGGTCCCCACGTACGCCGAACGCAGTGCGCCGCAGGCGCTGGAACGGGCGCTGCACCTGGCCGCCCGGCTGGTGGCCGAGGTGGGCGGTCCGCTCATGGCCGCCGGGGTGGCCTCCCCCGGGGTGATCCGGCCGGACGGCATCGAGCTGGCGCCGAACGTTCCCGGCTGGGAAGGGCTGCGACTGGCCGACGCGGTCCGCGACGCCCTCGGCGTCACCGAGGTGGCGGTGGACAACGACCTCAACGCCGCTGCCCTGGCCGAACTACGGCTCGGCGCGTTGCGCGACGCCGACCCGGGCCTGGTGCTGGGTCTGGGCACCGGCGTGGCGGCGGCGATCACCGTCGGCGGCGCGGTGGTTTCCGGTCACCGGGGCGCCGCCGGTGAGATCGGGTACGCGGTCTCCGGCGGCCCGTGGCCGGGCACCATGCTGGAGTTGGACTTCTCCGGCCGGGCCCTGGACGGGCTCGCCGCCGAACTGGGACTCTCCGGTGGCGCGGCGGCCCTCACCGGGGCGGCCGGACGACCGGGGCCGGAGCGGCGGGCGTTGACCGCCCGGCTCGACGAGTTGGCCCGGCACCTGGTCACGAGTTGCCTGCTGCTGGACCCGCAGCGGGTGGTGCTGGTCGGCGGGGTGGCCGGCAGCGCCCTGATCCGGGAGCTGCTGGTCGATCGGCTCGCCGAGGTGCTGCCGCACCGGCCGGAGGTGGTATTGTCCCGGTTCGCCGACGACGCCGCCCTGCTGGGTGCAGTCACCCTTGCCCGGGAGGCGGTGGCGGTCACCGGTTGAGCGCCGGAGCGACACTCTCTGGCGAATGGCGCCGCGTCGCCACCACAGGTTAGCCTACCCTAACTTGGCGAGAGCGAGGCGTGATGGCACAGCCGACGGCGCGGATCGGCCGCACCGACCGACGGTGGGTGAGGTGACCGTGCGAGTCAGCCCGACCGGCCGGTTGTTCGGCGAGATGTTCTGGCGGCAGCGCCGGGACACCGCGCTCTGCACCGCCTTCTGGTCGCTGCACCAGGTGTGCGAGGCACTGGTCCCGGTGGCCATCGGCCTGGTCATCGACCAGGCGGTGAGCACCGGGTCGACCTCGGCGATGATCTGGTCCGTCCTGGGGATCTTCGCGTTGTTCACCGCGCTGACCATGGGCTGGCGGTCCGGGTTCTGGTTCCTGTCCAGGGCGGTGACCGAGGAGTCGCACGTCCTGCGGATGCGCGTGGTCCGGCGACTGCTCGGCGGGCAGGGCATCCGCACCGGCCGGCAGAGCGGCGAGCTGCTCTCCATCGCCACCTCCGACACCCAGGCCGCCGCCGACTCACTGGAGTTGGGCAGCCGGGTGGTGTCCGCGCTGCTGGGGCTGGTCGTCTCCACGATCGTCCTGCTGCGGATCGACTGGACGCTCGGGCTCGGGCTGGTGATCGGCATCCCGGTGCTGGTGCTGGGCCTGCACGCGCTCGGGCCGCTCGTGGAACGCCACACCTCGGCGCAGCAGCAGGCCATCGGCCGGGCCGCCGCGACCGCCTCGGACCTGCTGCGCGGGCTCCGACCGCTGCGCGGCTTCGGTGGCGTCGACGAGGCGTCACGGCGCTACCGCACCGCCAGCCGCACCTCGCTGCGCGCCAACGTCGGCGCGGTCAAGGCCGGCGCCGCGTTCGTCGGCGTGTCGACGTTCACCACCGGCCTGCTGATCACCGTCGTGGCCGCCCTGGCCGGCTGGTTCGCCCTGGAGGGGCGGATCACGGTCGGGCAGCTCATCACCATCGTCGGCCTGGCCGCCTTCATCACCGACCCGGTGCTGAACCTGGCCGACTGCGTCTTCCGGCTGGCCACCTCGCGGGCCAGCGCGGCCCGGGTCGCCGAGGTGCTGGCCGCGCCCGAGCGCGCCTCGTCCGGCGTACGGGCGGCGCAGCCCGGTCCGCTGGTCCTCGACGAGGTGCACACCCCGGGCCTGGACGGCGCCAGTCTCGTGGTGTGGCCCGGGGAGATGCTCGGGGTCGTCACCGGGCAGACCAGCACCGCCGACGACGTCACCGACCTCCTGGCCGGAGCACGGGCACCGGAGCGGGGCGAGGTGACCCTGGCCGGCACGCCGGTACCGGACCTCGACGTCGCCTCGCTGCGTCAGGTGGTGCTCGTCGAGCCGCACGCGGTCGACCTGTTCGGCGGCACTCTGCGCGAGGTACTGCAGAGCGGCGACGACCGGGACGACGCCGCGCTGCGACAGAGCATCGCGGCGGCCTCCGTCGACGACCTGCTCGCCGAGGGCGGCCCCGGCCTGGACCGCGAACTGCTCGACCACGGGCTGAACCTCTCTGGCGGGCAGCGGCAGCGGATCGCCCTGGCGCGGGCGCTGCTCGCCGACCGGCCGGTCACCGTCTTCCGCGACCCGACGACCGCGGTCGACGCGGTGACCGAGCACGCCATCGCCGAGGGGATCCGCTCCCGCCGGGCCGGGGACGCCCGGGCCACCGTGCTGGTCACCACCAGCGCGCCCCTGCTCGACCGGTGCGACCGCGTCGTCTTCCTCGACGCCGGGCGGGTGACCGCCGTCGGCCGGCACCGGGACCTGCTCGCCCAGTCCGCGTACGCCGAGGTGGTCCTGCGATGAGCGCGACGACGATCCTGCCGGTCGCCTCCGGCCGGGTGACCGTGGCCACGTTCTGGCGCAACCTGCGCCGCTGTCCGTTGCTGGCCTGGGCGTCGGTCGTGACGTCCGTCGCGGCGAGCGGCGCGGCGGTGGTGGTGCCGATCCTGCTCGGCCGGCTGGTCGACCTGGTCGTCGCGGGTGGCAGCGTGGACGCGCTGCTGGCGACCTCGGCCTGGATCCTCGGTGCCGGCCTGATGGCCGCGGTGCTGACCGGCGCCTCCCGGTGGCTGGTCACCGAGTGGGGCATGCGCGCCTGCGCCGACCTGCGGGAAGAGGTGCTCGACCGGGCCCTGCGGATGGACTCGGCCCGGCTGGAGAGCGCCGGGTCCGGCGACGTCGCCTCCCGGGTGACCGGGGACGTCGAACAGGTCGCCGACTCGATCCGGCTGGCCGCGGGGATCTTCACCGCCCTGGTCACCGTCGTCATCACGTTCGCCGGTTTCGCCACCCTCGACTGGCGGATCGCGCTCGCGTTCCTGATCGTCTTCCCGGTGCACGTGCTGAGCCTGCGCCGGTTCGTGCCCCGCGCCAAGCGGCTCTACGCCGCCGAGCGGGAGGCGGCGGCGGTCCGTACGCAGAGCCTGCTGACCACGTTCACCGGCGCCCGGACGGTGCACGCCTACGGCATGGCGCAGCGGCAGGGCCAGCGGGTCGACGGGGCGTCGCGCAACGCGGTCACGGCGCGCCTGCGGGCCGTCCGCGGGTTCCTGTGGTTCGCGAACATGATGAACTACGCGGAGGCGATCGGCCTCACCGCCGTCCTGCTCACCGGCTTCCTGCTGGTCCGGGCGGGTGAGAGCAGCGTCGGTGACGTCACCGCCGCCGCGCTGCTGTTCCACCGGCTCTTCGGCCCGCTCGGCATGCTGCTGATCTCGTTCAACGACGTCCAGTCGGCCGGTGCCGCGCTCGCCCGGCTGGTCGGCATCACCGGACTCGACGTGCCGGAGTCCCGCGCGCGTGCCGGCGACCGGCCGGCGGGCGGGATCGGCGCCAAGGCGATCGGGCACCACTATCCCGGCGGGCCCACCGTGGTCCACGACGTCTCCGTGGAGATCGCCGAGGGCGAGTCCCTGGCCGTCGTCGGTGAGAGTGGTGCCGGCAAGACGACGCTGGCGGCCATCCTCGGCGGGGTGTTCCCGGCCGCCGAGGGCGAGGTGCTGCTGGGCGGCCGACCGATCGCCGACCTGGATCCGGCGGAGCTGCGTCGCACCGTCGGCGTCGTCACCCAGGAGGTGCACGTCTTCGCCGGTACTCTCGCCGACGATCTGCGGCTGGCTGCGCCGGACGCCGCCGAGGAGCAGCTGTGGGAGGCGCTGCGGCTGGTCGGTGCCGACCAGTGGGTCGCCGCGCTGCCGGAGGGGCTGCACACCCGGGTCGGCGAGGGCGACCACCCGGTCACCCCGGGGCAGGCGCAACAGGTGGCGCTGGCCCGGGTCGCCCTGCTCGACCCGCCGATCGTGGTGCTCGACGAGGCGAGTGCCGAGGCGGGCAGCGCCGGTGCCCGACAACTGGAGCTGGCCAGTGCCGCCCTGGTGCGGGGCCGTACCGCCGTGGTGGTCGCGCACCGGCTGACCCAGGCGCAGAGCTGTGACCGGATCGCGGTGATGGCGCACGGGCGGATCGTCGAGCTGGGCACCCCGGAGGAACTCGTCGCCGCGGGCGGCCGGTACGCCGAACTCTGGGCGGCCTGGCAGCGCTGAGAGACGCGGCCACCCGGATGAGCGCCGCGGTGGAACCGGTCGCGGACGGCTCGGCGCAGGGCGTCGAGCCGCCTCCGTCGACCAACTCCGCCGTGTGCGCGCCGCAGACACACAGGTCGGGGTCGCTCAGGCGACGGGTCGCTCCGCCCGGCCCGCCCAACGGCCCCGCACGTGGCCGATATGCGCCCGCATCAGGCGCTCCAGGCCGACCCGGTCGCCCGCCTCGATGAGGTCGAGCAACTCGATGTGCTCCCGCGCGGACGGCACCAGCTCCCCGGTCTCGGCGAGCCGGGTGAGCCCGAACAGCCGCGACTTCGCCCGCAGCTCACCGACGAGCGAGACCAGGTGGCTGTTGCCCATCAGGGAGAGCAGTTCCAGGTGGAACTGCCGGTCGTGCTCGATGTACGCGATCAGATCCTTCTCCGTGGCCACGTCCACGATCCGCTGGGCGAGCGGTCGCAGCCGGGCCAGGTCCTCGGCGGTGGCGACACCGATCACCTTCACCGTGGTCGGCACCTCGATCAGCTGGCGGATCTCGGTGAGGTTGTCGAGCTCCTTCTCGGACAGCTCGGTGACCCGGAAACCCTTGTTCCGCACCGTCTCGACCAGGCCCTCCTTGACCAGGTCGAGCATCGCCTCACGGACCGGTGTGGCGGAGACGCCGAGTTGGGCGGCGAGAGTGGGTGCGGAGTAGACCTCGCCGGGGCGCATCTGCCCGGACACCAGCGCCGCCCGCAGGGCGTGTGCGACCTGGCCGCGCACGCTCGGGCGCGCTCCCAGGGCCGGCAACTCCAACGAGTCAGTCATCACACCACAGCCTCCATAACCGGACATCGTAGGCGGGGCCACCGGCGGCCGGCGTGCGCTGCCCGGCCGGACACGCGACACCACGGGAGGTCAGCTCCGGGCGGGCGCGACGGCCACGGTGTGCAGGGAAGTGTAGAAGTCCTGCGCCGCCTTGCCCTGCTCGCGGCCACCGAAGCTGGAATCACGTTCGCCACCGAACGGCAGGTAGAAATCCACGCCCGCGGTCGGCGCGTTGACCTTGATCTGTCCCGCCGCCAGCCCGTCGGCGAAGCGGAGCGCGACGTCCAGGTCGGCGGTGAAGACCGAGGCGGTGAGCCCGTACCGGACATCGTTCGCGGCGTGCAGCGCCGCGCCGGCGCTGTCGACCCGGCTCAGCGCGCAGATCGGCCCGAACACCTCCTCCCGGTTCAGCAGGTCCTCGGCGGGCAGGTCGGCCACCACCGTCGGGGCGACGAACCAGCCCCGCTCCCCCACCGCCCGGCCGCCGGTGAGCAGCCGGCCACCGGCGGCGACGCCGCGCTCTGCCGCGTCGAGCACCCGGGTCCGCGCCGCCTCCTCGATCACCGGCCCGACGACGGTCTCCGGCGCCGTGGGATCGCCGCACGCCAGCGCGTCGACGGCGGCGACCAGCGCGTCGGTGAAGTCGGTCGGGTCGCCCACCACGATGATCCGCTTGGTGGCGGTGCACTTCTGCCCCGCGTAGCCGAAGGCCGCGTAGGCGACCTGCCGGGCGACGGATTCGACGTCGGCGTCCGGGAGGACCACCGCAGGGCTGTGGCCGCCCATCTCGCACTGCACCGGCACCCCACGGGCCACGGCGGCCGACCCGACGGCGGCTCCCACCAGTGCGGATCCGGTGAACGAGACGACATCACCCGCCTCGACGACCGCCTGGCCCGCCTCGGCGTCGCCGGGCAGCACCGTCAGGAGCCCGTCGGACAGGTGTGGCGTGATCAGCTCGGCCAGCCGCATCGCGCACGCCGTCGCCTGCGGCGCCGGCTTGAGCAGCACGGCGTTGCCGAAGGCCAGCGCCGGCGCGGCCTTCCACAGCGGGATGGCCAGCGGGAAGTTCCACGGCGTGATCAGGCCGGCGACTCCGCGCGGCCGGCGCCGGGTGTACGCCAGACCCCGGCCGCCGCTCGGGTCGTGCACCGCGCCGGTCGGGTCGTACACCTGCTGGGCGTAGTACCGCAGCAGGGCCACCGACCGGGCCGCCTCACCGCGCGCCTCCGTCACCGGCTTGCCCACCTCACGGACGACCAGCTCGACCAGCTCGGCCGCGTTGGCCGCCACCGCGTCGGCCGCCGCGTGCAGGGCGGCCGACCGTTCCCCGGGCGGTGCCGCAGCCCAGCCGGGCTGCGCCGCTCGGGCCGTCTCGGCGGCCTTGGCGACATCTGCGGCAGCGGCGGCAGGGACCGAGACGACGGCATCGGCCGGGTTCTGTGGGGAGGCGGACACGACGACGGACATGGCAACTCCAGTACTGGTCAGAGCAGGAAGCCGGTAGGGAACGGGTCGGTGGGGTCGAGGAAGTACTGGGCGGTGCCGGTTATCCAGGCCCGGCCGGTGACCGTCGGCACCACGGCCGGGCGGCCGGCGACGGTGGTGCGTTCGAGCAGCCGGCCGACGAACCGGCTCCCGATGATCGACTCGTTGACGAAGTCGGCGTCCAGCGCCAACTCGCCCCGGTCGTGCAGTTGGGCCATCCGGGCCGAGGTCCCGGTACCGCAGGGCGAGCGGTCGAACCAGCCCGGGTGGATGGCCATCACATGCCGGGAGCGCCGGGCGTCCGACCCTGGAGCCGCGAGGTAGACATGGTGGCAGCCGGTAATCGCCGGATCCTCTGGATGTACCGGGTCGATCTGCTCGGTGACCGCGTCCATGATGGCCGACCCGGCGTCGAGCATGCGTTGCCGGGTGCGCGCGTCGGTCGGCGTGAAGGGAATACCCAACTGGTCGAGGCCGAGGATGGCATAGAAGTTGCCGCCGAAGGCGAGGTCGAGGGTGACCGGGCCCAGCCCGGGTACCTCGACCGTCGCGTCCAACTCCTGCACGAAGGCGGGTACGTTGCGCAGCGTCACCGACTCGGCGTGCCCGTCGCGCACCGCCACCTCGACCACCACCAGCCCGGCGGGGGTGTCGAGCCGGATCACGGTGACCGGCTCGGTGACGGTCACCATGCCGGTCTCCACGAGGACGGTGGCCACCCCGATGGTGCCGTGCCCGCACATCGGCAGGCACCCGCTCACCTCGATGAAGAGCACCCCCCAGTCGGCGTCCGCCCGGGTGGGCGGTTGCAGGATCGCGCCGCTCATCGCGGCGTGCCCGCGCGGCTCGCACATCAACAGGGTGCGGATGTGGTCGAGGTGCGCGATGAAGTGCCGCCGGCGTTCGGCCATCGAACCGCCGGGGATCACACCGACGCCGCCGGTGATCACCCGAGTTGGCATGCCCTCGGTGTGCGAGTCGACCGCATGGAACACCCGGCTGCTGCGCATCGCCTACCGCCCTTCCGTCACCGGCCGGCGGCCGCTACCGCCTTCTCGGTGGCCTCCCGGACAAGGCGCTCGTGCTCCTCGGTGAGCGGCACCCGGGGCGGCCGGCACGGCCCGCCGTAGCGTCCGACGATATCCATGGAGAGCTTGATCGCCTGCACGAACTCGGTCTTCGAGTCCCACCGCAGCAACGGGTGCAGCGCCCGGTAGAGCGGCAGCGCGGCGGCCAGGTCGCCGTCGGCCGCGGCGTTGAACAGTTGCACGCAGGCCCGGGGCAGCGCGTTGACGTACCCGGCGATCCAGCCGGGCGCGCCGGCGATGGCGAGTTCCAGCGTGACGTCGTCGGAGCCGGCGATCAGGTCCAGGCCGGGGGCCGCCTCGGCGAGTTCGTAGGCGCGGCGGACGTCGCCGGTGAACTCCTTGACGCCGACGATGAGGCCCTCGCCGTGCAGGCGGGCGAGCAGATCCGGAGTGAGGTCGACCTTGGTGTCGATCGGGTTGTTGTACGCCACCACCGGCACGCCGACCTTCGCGACCTCCCGGTAGTGCTCGACCACGGCCCGCTCGTCGGCACGGTAGGCGTTCGGCGGCAGCAGCATCACGGCCGGGCAGCCGGCTTCGGCCGCGTCCTCGGCCCAGCGCCGGGCCTCCTGCGCACCGTAGGCGGCGATGCCGGGCATCACGGTGAAGCCCTCGGGTGAGGCCTCGACCGCGACGCGGACCAGCGCGCTGCGTTCGGCGTCGGTGAGGGTCTGGTACTCGCCGAGCGAGCCATTGGGCGTGACCCCGTCGCATCCCTCTTCGGCCAGCCAACGGACGTGTTCGGCGTACCGGTCGAAGTCGACGGCGAGTTGGGCGTCCAACGGCACCGTCGTCGCCACCAGCACGCCGTGCCATGGTCTCAATCGTGCAGCCATCGAATACTCCTTATCCATCGACCGCGACGGGTCCATTCTGTGCCGTGTGACATGGACACCGGTCGCCGTCACCGCGGCGGGGAGCCAACAGTGAGACGTACAATGTCACACTACAACAGCGCAACTGCTTCCAGCCCGCAACGCCCCGAGGTGCACATGCCCGGAACCGCTCCCGCGCCACCCCCGGATGCCATGACCGCCCAGCGACACCGGCCCTCCCATGCCTAGCCACGCCCCCCGCGCGGGAACCCCCGGCCCGGCCGACCTGGTCGTCGTGGGCGCGGGAATCGTGGGCGCCGCCTGCGCGTACCACGCCAGCCGAGCCGGCTTGTCGGTGACCGTCGTCGACAGCGGACCGATCACCGGCGGGACCACCGGGGCGGGCGAGGGAAACATCCTCGTCTCGGACAAGGAACCGGGCCCGGAACTCGACCTCGCGCTC from Micromonospora craniellae encodes the following:
- a CDS encoding ABC transporter ATP-binding protein; the protein is MTVRVSPTGRLFGEMFWRQRRDTALCTAFWSLHQVCEALVPVAIGLVIDQAVSTGSTSAMIWSVLGIFALFTALTMGWRSGFWFLSRAVTEESHVLRMRVVRRLLGGQGIRTGRQSGELLSIATSDTQAAADSLELGSRVVSALLGLVVSTIVLLRIDWTLGLGLVIGIPVLVLGLHALGPLVERHTSAQQQAIGRAAATASDLLRGLRPLRGFGGVDEASRRYRTASRTSLRANVGAVKAGAAFVGVSTFTTGLLITVVAALAGWFALEGRITVGQLITIVGLAAFITDPVLNLADCVFRLATSRASAARVAEVLAAPERASSGVRAAQPGPLVLDEVHTPGLDGASLVVWPGEMLGVVTGQTSTADDVTDLLAGARAPERGEVTLAGTPVPDLDVASLRQVVLVEPHAVDLFGGTLREVLQSGDDRDDAALRQSIAAASVDDLLAEGGPGLDRELLDHGLNLSGGQRQRIALARALLADRPVTVFRDPTTAVDAVTEHAIAEGIRSRRAGDARATVLVTTSAPLLDRCDRVVFLDAGRVTAVGRHRDLLAQSAYAEVVLR
- a CDS encoding dihydrodipicolinate synthase family protein translates to MAARLRPWHGVLVATTVPLDAQLAVDFDRYAEHVRWLAEEGCDGVTPNGSLGEYQTLTDAERSALVRVAVEASPEGFTVMPGIAAYGAQEARRWAEDAAEAGCPAVMLLPPNAYRADERAVVEHYREVAKVGVPVVAYNNPIDTKVDLTPDLLARLHGEGLIVGVKEFTGDVRRAYELAEAAPGLDLIAGSDDVTLELAIAGAPGWIAGYVNALPRACVQLFNAAADGDLAAALPLYRALHPLLRWDSKTEFVQAIKLSMDIVGRYGGPCRPPRVPLTEEHERLVREATEKAVAAAGR
- a CDS encoding ROK family protein, giving the protein MSVQLARPESGAHTDGLLLGIDFGGTKMAVGVADRQGRLVARERVPTYAERSAPQALERALHLAARLVAEVGGPLMAAGVASPGVIRPDGIELAPNVPGWEGLRLADAVRDALGVTEVAVDNDLNAAALAELRLGALRDADPGLVLGLGTGVAAAITVGGAVVSGHRGAAGEIGYAVSGGPWPGTMLELDFSGRALDGLAAELGLSGGAAALTGAAGRPGPERRALTARLDELARHLVTSCLLLDPQRVVLVGGVAGSALIRELLVDRLAEVLPHRPEVVLSRFADDAALLGAVTLAREAVAVTG
- a CDS encoding aldehyde dehydrogenase family protein, which gives rise to MSVVVSASPQNPADAVVSVPAAAAADVAKAAETARAAQPGWAAAPPGERSAALHAAADAVAANAAELVELVVREVGKPVTEARGEAARSVALLRYYAQQVYDPTGAVHDPSGGRGLAYTRRRPRGVAGLITPWNFPLAIPLWKAAPALAFGNAVLLKPAPQATACAMRLAELITPHLSDGLLTVLPGDAEAGQAVVEAGDVVSFTGSALVGAAVGSAAVARGVPVQCEMGGHSPAVVLPDADVESVARQVAYAAFGYAGQKCTATKRIIVVGDPTDFTDALVAAVDALACGDPTAPETVVGPVIEEAARTRVLDAAERGVAAGGRLLTGGRAVGERGWFVAPTVVADLPAEDLLNREEVFGPICALSRVDSAGAALHAANDVRYGLTASVFTADLDVALRFADGLAAGQIKVNAPTAGVDFYLPFGGERDSSFGGREQGKAAQDFYTSLHTVAVAPARS
- a CDS encoding proline racemase family protein; this translates as MRSSRVFHAVDSHTEGMPTRVITGGVGVIPGGSMAERRRHFIAHLDHIRTLLMCEPRGHAAMSGAILQPPTRADADWGVLFIEVSGCLPMCGHGTIGVATVLVETGMVTVTEPVTVIRLDTPAGLVVVEVAVRDGHAESVTLRNVPAFVQELDATVEVPGLGPVTLDLAFGGNFYAILGLDQLGIPFTPTDARTRQRMLDAGSAIMDAVTEQIDPVHPEDPAITGCHHVYLAAPGSDARRSRHVMAIHPGWFDRSPCGTGTSARMAQLHDRGELALDADFVNESIIGSRFVGRLLERTTVAGRPAVVPTVTGRAWITGTAQYFLDPTDPFPTGFLL
- a CDS encoding GntR family transcriptional regulator, with translation MTDSLELPALGARPSVRGQVAHALRAALVSGQMRPGEVYSAPTLAAQLGVSATPVREAMLDLVKEGLVETVRNKGFRVTELSEKELDNLTEIRQLIEVPTTVKVIGVATAEDLARLRPLAQRIVDVATEKDLIAYIEHDRQFHLELLSLMGNSHLVSLVGELRAKSRLFGLTRLAETGELVPSAREHIELLDLIEAGDRVGLERLMRAHIGHVRGRWAGRAERPVA
- a CDS encoding ABC transporter ATP-binding protein; protein product: MSATTILPVASGRVTVATFWRNLRRCPLLAWASVVTSVAASGAAVVVPILLGRLVDLVVAGGSVDALLATSAWILGAGLMAAVLTGASRWLVTEWGMRACADLREEVLDRALRMDSARLESAGSGDVASRVTGDVEQVADSIRLAAGIFTALVTVVITFAGFATLDWRIALAFLIVFPVHVLSLRRFVPRAKRLYAAEREAAAVRTQSLLTTFTGARTVHAYGMAQRQGQRVDGASRNAVTARLRAVRGFLWFANMMNYAEAIGLTAVLLTGFLLVRAGESSVGDVTAAALLFHRLFGPLGMLLISFNDVQSAGAALARLVGITGLDVPESRARAGDRPAGGIGAKAIGHHYPGGPTVVHDVSVEIAEGESLAVVGESGAGKTTLAAILGGVFPAAEGEVLLGGRPIADLDPAELRRTVGVVTQEVHVFAGTLADDLRLAAPDAAEEQLWEALRLVGADQWVAALPEGLHTRVGEGDHPVTPGQAQQVALARVALLDPPIVVLDEASAEAGSAGARQLELASAALVRGRTAVVVAHRLTQAQSCDRIAVMAHGRIVELGTPEELVAAGGRYAELWAAWQR